From one Streptomyces sp. CA-210063 genomic stretch:
- a CDS encoding M18 family aminopeptidase, whose protein sequence is MRTPPRFDRGHTDDLMTFLTSSPSPYHAVASAAERLEKAGFRQVSETDAWDGSLGGKYVLRGGAIIAWYVPEGATPHTPFRIVGAHTDSPNLRVKPRPDSGAHGWRQVAVEIYGGPLLNSWLDRDLGLAGRLSLRDGTSRLVNVDRPLLRVPQLAIHLDRSVTSEGLKLDKQRHLQPVWGLGDDVSDGDLIAFLEEELGLPSGEVTGWDLMTHSIEPPAYLGRDKELLAGPRMDNLLSVHAGTAALASVATSGDELPHIPVLAAFDHEENGSQSDTGADGPLLGGVLERSVFARGGSYEDRARAFAGTVCLSSDTGHAVHPNYAERHDPTHHPRADAGPILKVNVNNRYATDGSGRAVFAAACEKAGVPFQTFVSNNSMPCGTTIGPITAARHGIRTVDIGVAILSMHSARELCGAKDPYLLANALVAFLEG, encoded by the coding sequence ATGCGCACACCCCCACGCTTCGATCGCGGCCACACCGACGACCTCATGACGTTCCTGACGAGCAGCCCGTCCCCGTACCACGCGGTGGCGAGCGCCGCGGAACGGCTGGAGAAGGCCGGCTTCCGACAGGTCTCGGAGACCGACGCGTGGGACGGCTCGCTGGGCGGCAAGTACGTCCTGCGCGGCGGCGCGATCATCGCCTGGTACGTGCCGGAGGGCGCCACACCGCACACCCCCTTCCGCATCGTCGGTGCCCACACCGACTCCCCCAATCTGCGGGTGAAACCCCGCCCCGACAGCGGCGCGCACGGCTGGCGCCAGGTCGCCGTCGAGATCTACGGCGGACCGCTGCTCAACTCCTGGCTCGACCGCGACCTCGGCCTCGCCGGCCGCCTCTCCCTGCGCGACGGCACCAGCCGCCTCGTCAACGTCGACAGACCCCTCCTCCGCGTCCCCCAACTCGCCATCCACCTCGACCGCTCGGTCACCTCCGAGGGCCTCAAGCTCGACAAACAACGTCACCTCCAGCCCGTCTGGGGTCTGGGCGACGACGTCAGCGACGGTGACCTGATCGCCTTCCTGGAGGAGGAGCTGGGCCTGCCCTCGGGCGAGGTCACCGGCTGGGACCTGATGACCCACTCCATCGAGCCCCCCGCGTACCTGGGCCGCGACAAGGAACTGCTCGCCGGTCCCCGCATGGACAACCTCCTCTCCGTGCACGCCGGTACGGCGGCACTCGCCTCCGTCGCCACCTCCGGCGACGAACTCCCCCACATCCCCGTCCTCGCCGCCTTCGACCACGAGGAGAACGGCTCCCAGTCGGACACCGGCGCGGACGGCCCGCTCCTCGGCGGGGTGCTGGAGCGCTCGGTCTTCGCCCGCGGCGGCTCCTACGAGGACCGGGCGCGTGCCTTCGCCGGCACGGTCTGTCTCTCCTCCGACACCGGTCACGCCGTCCACCCCAACTACGCGGAACGCCACGACCCGACGCACCACCCCCGCGCGGACGCCGGCCCGATCCTGAAGGTCAACGTCAACAACCGCTACGCCACGGACGGTTCGGGCCGCGCCGTCTTCGCCGCCGCCTGCGAGAAGGCCGGCGTGCCCTTCCAGACCTTCGTCTCCAACAACTCCATGCCCTGCGGCACCACCATCGGCCCCATCACCGCCGCCCGCCACGGCATCCGCACCGTCGACATCGGCGTCGCCATCCTCTCCATGCACAGCGCCCGCGAACTGTGCGGCGCGAAGGACCCGTACCTCCTGGCGAACGCGTTGGTGGCGTTCCTGGAGGGCTAG
- a CDS encoding DUF6458 family protein yields the protein MGLGGCIILIAVGAILTFATDWDMQGVNLDLVGIIFMIVGLIGVATFSSIAKRRRVVVPPSTPVIDETRHNRDGYGGV from the coding sequence ATGGGCCTGGGCGGGTGCATCATTCTGATCGCCGTGGGAGCCATCCTCACGTTCGCCACCGACTGGGACATGCAGGGGGTCAACCTCGACCTGGTCGGCATCATCTTCATGATCGTCGGACTCATCGGAGTCGCGACGTTCAGCAGCATCGCCAAGCGGAGGCGGGTGGTGGTTCCGCCCTCGACTCCGGTCATCGACGAAACCCGGCACAACCGCGACGGGTACGGGGGTGTGTGA
- a CDS encoding thioredoxin-like domain-containing protein, with the protein MSDSTTQHPAPRRVRVRAPELIGKGGWLNTGGKRYTLADLRGKIVLLDFWTFCCINCLHVLDELRELEEKHRDTVVVIGVHSPKFAHEAEHGAVVDAVERYGVEHPVLDDPELATWKQYAVRAWPTLVVIDPEGYVVAQHAGEGHAHAIERLVAELETEHGAKGTLRRGDGPYVAPDPEPTVLRFPGKALLLPDGDFLVSDTTRHQLVRLAADGESVVRRYGSGERGFVDGSAEHARFSEPQGLALLDSGAVVVADTVNHALRRLDPATGHVTTLAGTGRQWWQGSPTSGPAWEVDLSSPWDVAVFGGKVWIAMAGVHQLWTYDPADCTVAVAAGTTNEGLVDGPGGEAWFAQPSGLAATAERLWLADSETSALRWVDLDGVVHTAVGTGLFDFGHRDGAAGQALLQHPLGVTALPDGSVAVSDTYNHALRRYDPATGEVTTLATDLREPSDAVLVGDDIVVVESARHRLTRLRLPEETVKVEAVAHRTQRAATEVAPGSLRLDVVFQAPAGQKLDERYGPSTRLLVSSTPPELLLHGEGADTSLSRALELNPSISEGVLHVSAMAASCDDTASNSGSAAYPACHVHQQDWGVPVRLTEGGADRLPLVLAGMDTGDGDDEDQGIDGRV; encoded by the coding sequence ATGAGCGATTCCACGACCCAGCACCCGGCACCCCGCCGTGTCCGCGTCCGCGCCCCCGAGCTGATCGGGAAGGGCGGCTGGCTTAACACGGGCGGGAAGCGGTACACCCTTGCTGACCTGCGAGGGAAGATAGTGCTGCTGGATTTCTGGACGTTCTGCTGCATCAACTGTCTGCATGTCCTGGACGAGCTGCGGGAGCTGGAGGAGAAGCACCGGGACACGGTGGTGGTCATCGGGGTGCACTCGCCGAAGTTCGCACACGAGGCGGAGCACGGGGCGGTGGTCGACGCCGTCGAGCGATACGGCGTGGAGCATCCCGTGCTCGACGATCCGGAGCTCGCCACCTGGAAGCAGTACGCGGTACGGGCCTGGCCGACGCTCGTGGTGATCGACCCGGAGGGGTATGTGGTCGCTCAGCACGCGGGCGAAGGGCATGCGCACGCCATCGAGCGGCTGGTCGCCGAGCTGGAGACCGAGCACGGGGCCAAGGGCACGCTCCGGCGCGGCGACGGGCCGTATGTGGCGCCGGACCCCGAGCCGACGGTGCTGCGCTTCCCCGGCAAGGCGCTGCTCCTGCCGGACGGCGACTTCCTCGTCAGCGACACCACCCGGCACCAACTGGTCCGGCTGGCGGCGGACGGCGAGAGCGTCGTACGACGGTACGGGTCCGGCGAGCGCGGGTTCGTGGACGGCAGCGCGGAGCACGCCCGCTTCAGCGAGCCGCAGGGGCTGGCGCTGCTGGACAGCGGCGCCGTGGTGGTCGCCGACACCGTGAACCACGCCCTGCGCCGGCTCGACCCGGCCACCGGCCATGTGACGACGCTCGCGGGCACGGGCCGCCAGTGGTGGCAGGGCTCGCCGACCTCCGGTCCCGCGTGGGAGGTCGACCTGTCCTCGCCGTGGGACGTGGCGGTCTTCGGCGGCAAGGTGTGGATCGCGATGGCCGGTGTGCATCAGCTGTGGACGTACGACCCGGCGGACTGCACCGTGGCGGTGGCGGCCGGCACGACGAACGAAGGGCTTGTGGACGGGCCGGGCGGCGAGGCCTGGTTCGCACAGCCTTCCGGGCTCGCGGCCACTGCCGAGCGGCTCTGGCTGGCCGACTCCGAGACGTCCGCGCTGCGCTGGGTGGACCTCGACGGGGTGGTCCACACGGCGGTCGGGACGGGGCTCTTCGACTTCGGGCACCGTGACGGCGCCGCCGGACAGGCGCTGCTCCAGCATCCGTTGGGTGTCACGGCCCTGCCCGACGGTTCGGTGGCGGTCAGCGACACGTACAACCACGCGTTGCGCCGCTACGACCCGGCGACGGGCGAGGTCACCACGCTGGCGACGGACTTGAGAGAGCCGAGTGACGCGGTGCTCGTCGGGGACGACATCGTGGTCGTCGAGTCCGCCCGGCACCGGCTGACCCGGCTGCGGCTGCCGGAGGAGACGGTGAAGGTCGAGGCCGTCGCCCATCGCACCCAGCGTGCGGCCACCGAAGTCGCCCCCGGCAGCCTGCGGTTGGACGTCGTCTTCCAGGCTCCGGCAGGGCAGAAGCTCGACGAGCGGTACGGCCCGTCGACCCGTCTGCTCGTCTCCTCCACGCCGCCCGAGCTGCTGCTCCATGGCGAGGGCGCGGACACGTCCCTGTCACGCGCGCTCGAACTGAACCCTTCCATATCCGAGGGCGTGCTCCATGTCTCGGCGATGGCGGCCTCCTGCGACGACACCGCGTCCAACAGCGGCTCCGCCGCGTACCCGGCCTGTCACGTCCACCAGCAGGACTGGGGCGTGCCGGTCCGGCTCACGGAGGGCGGGGCGGACCGGCTGCCGCTGGTGCTGGCGGGGATGGACACGGGCGACGGGGATGACGAGGACCAGGGCATCGACGGACGCGTCTGA
- a CDS encoding cupin domain-containing protein, translating to MGLTEPISLAEALASFDALWSPRIVTTVNDYDVRVAKVEGEHLWHVHENTDEFFLVVEGELHIGLREAAGERTVVLPRGSVFTVPRGIEHKPYAPARAAILVIEPTGTLTVGDRHEEVPDHVDATTGHALS from the coding sequence GTGGGACTCACGGAACCGATCTCCCTGGCGGAGGCCCTCGCCTCATTCGACGCCCTGTGGAGCCCCCGCATCGTCACCACCGTCAACGACTACGACGTCCGCGTCGCCAAGGTGGAGGGCGAGCATCTCTGGCACGTCCACGAGAACACCGACGAGTTCTTCCTCGTCGTGGAGGGCGAACTGCACATCGGCCTGCGCGAAGCGGCGGGCGAGCGCACGGTCGTCCTGCCCCGGGGCTCGGTCTTCACCGTCCCGCGAGGCATCGAGCACAAGCCGTACGCCCCGGCCCGCGCCGCGATCCTCGTCATCGAGCCCACCGGCACCCTCACCGTCGGCGACCGGCACGAGGAGGTCCCGGACCATGTGGACGCGACGACGGGGCATGCGCTGAGCTGA
- a CDS encoding helix-turn-helix domain-containing protein, giving the protein MQQGSSHHRSPNPPIPHRVAVVVDEATNPFEVGVATELFGLPRPELGLSGPLYEVTLCTPGPEVRMNHGFFTMTGVAGLDAVDDADTLVVPGRPDNVVPRGAAALDAIRRAHARGARVVSFCTGTFALAEAGVLDGRRATTHWRWADAFRELHPKVLLEPDVLYVDDGDLLSSAGSAASLDLGLHIWRRDHGAELANAVSRRLVFAAHRDGGQRQFVERPLPHVPDASLGPVLAWAQERLDAPLTVADLAARAAVSPATLHRRFRSQLGTTPLAWLIGERVTLARRLIERGEERLDVVAERSGLGTAANLRARLRQETGLSPSAYRRRFGASPGERLKA; this is encoded by the coding sequence ATGCAGCAAGGATCCTCGCACCACCGGAGCCCGAACCCGCCGATTCCGCATCGCGTCGCGGTGGTCGTGGACGAGGCCACGAACCCGTTCGAGGTCGGCGTGGCGACCGAGCTGTTCGGCCTGCCACGGCCCGAGCTGGGACTGTCCGGGCCGCTGTACGAGGTGACGCTGTGCACGCCCGGGCCCGAGGTCCGGATGAACCACGGGTTCTTCACCATGACGGGGGTGGCGGGGCTCGACGCCGTCGACGACGCCGACACCCTCGTCGTACCGGGCCGGCCGGACAACGTCGTGCCGCGCGGGGCCGCCGCGCTCGACGCCATCCGGCGCGCCCACGCGCGCGGGGCGCGGGTCGTGAGCTTCTGCACCGGCACCTTCGCGCTGGCGGAGGCGGGGGTGCTCGACGGGCGCCGCGCCACGACCCACTGGCGCTGGGCGGATGCGTTCCGGGAACTGCATCCGAAGGTCCTGCTGGAACCGGACGTGCTCTACGTGGACGACGGCGACCTGCTGAGCTCGGCCGGGAGTGCGGCCTCACTCGACCTGGGGCTGCACATCTGGCGCCGCGACCACGGCGCGGAGCTCGCCAACGCGGTGAGCCGACGGCTGGTGTTCGCCGCTCATCGTGACGGCGGGCAGCGGCAGTTCGTGGAGCGGCCCCTTCCGCACGTACCGGACGCATCCCTCGGCCCCGTGCTGGCGTGGGCGCAGGAGCGGCTCGACGCACCGCTCACCGTCGCGGACCTCGCCGCCCGCGCGGCCGTGTCGCCCGCCACCCTGCACCGCCGTTTCCGCTCCCAGCTCGGCACGACCCCCCTGGCCTGGCTCATCGGGGAGCGGGTGACCCTGGCCCGGCGGCTCATCGAGCGCGGCGAGGAGCGCCTCGACGTGGTCGCCGAGCGCAGCGGACTCGGGACGGCCGCGAACCTCCGCGCGCGGTTGCGTCAGGAGACCGGGCTGAGCCCTTCGGCCTATAGGCGACGTTTCGGAGCGAGCCCGGGGGAACGCCTGAAGGCATGA
- a CDS encoding LURP-one-related/scramblase family protein: MRFLVRDRLLGIGDDYWIEDEHGRKAFLVDGKAMRLRDTFELKDTQGQVLIDIRQKMFALRDTMVVERGGEPLATVRRKRLSLLRNHYRVSLADGTELDVSGKILDREFVIEYDGELLAHISRRWLRVRETYGLDVVRDDADPALLIAVAVCVIHLAEKERDDD, translated from the coding sequence ATGAGATTCCTCGTACGCGACCGGCTCCTCGGCATCGGTGACGACTACTGGATCGAGGACGAGCACGGCAGAAAGGCCTTCCTCGTCGACGGCAAGGCCATGCGACTGCGGGACACCTTCGAGCTGAAGGACACCCAGGGTCAGGTACTGATCGACATCCGCCAGAAGATGTTCGCCCTGCGCGACACGATGGTCGTCGAACGGGGTGGCGAGCCCCTCGCCACCGTCCGCCGCAAACGCCTGTCCCTCCTGCGCAACCACTACCGGGTCTCCCTGGCTGACGGCACCGAACTCGACGTCAGTGGCAAGATCCTCGACCGCGAGTTCGTCATCGAGTACGACGGGGAACTCCTCGCGCACATCTCCCGCAGATGGCTGCGCGTCCGCGAGACGTACGGCCTCGACGTCGTGAGGGACGACGCGGATCCGGCCCTGCTGATCGCCGTCGCGGTGTGCGTGATCCACCTGGCGGAGAAGGAGAGGGACGACGACTGA
- a CDS encoding carbon-nitrogen family hydrolase: MRASLIQISVDEDESVDSRRRRVASLVRDQAGADLVVLPELWTTGAFAFESFAATAEPLEGPTYEVMAKAASDAGVWLHAGSIPERADADSGSAAGDGLLYNTSLVFSPSGDLAAAYRKIHRFGFDKGEAVLMGAGSELVTLRLPETTLGVATCYDLRFPELFRGLVDAGAETFVVPAGWPERRRAHWTLLARARAVENQAYVLACGTAGTHAGVPQAGHSIVVDPWGEVLAEAGSDEEILTVDFDPGKVATTREQFPALKDRLLGLETPRG, translated from the coding sequence GTGCGCGCCTCGCTCATCCAGATCAGCGTAGATGAGGATGAATCGGTCGATTCGCGCAGGCGGCGTGTGGCGTCGCTGGTGCGGGACCAGGCCGGTGCCGATCTCGTCGTCCTTCCGGAGCTGTGGACCACGGGTGCTTTCGCGTTCGAGTCCTTCGCCGCCACGGCCGAGCCGCTGGAAGGGCCGACGTACGAGGTGATGGCCAAGGCGGCGAGCGACGCGGGTGTCTGGCTGCACGCGGGCTCGATTCCCGAGCGTGCTGATGCGGACAGCGGCTCCGCCGCGGGCGACGGGCTCCTTTACAACACCTCCCTCGTTTTCTCACCCTCCGGCGATCTCGCCGCCGCCTACCGCAAGATCCACCGCTTCGGCTTCGACAAGGGCGAGGCGGTACTGATGGGCGCGGGCTCGGAACTCGTGACGCTCCGCCTCCCCGAGACGACCCTCGGCGTCGCCACCTGCTACGACCTCCGCTTCCCCGAACTCTTCCGCGGCCTCGTCGACGCCGGCGCCGAGACCTTCGTCGTCCCCGCCGGCTGGCCCGAACGCCGCCGTGCCCACTGGACGCTGCTGGCCCGGGCGCGGGCGGTCGAGAACCAGGCGTACGTCCTTGCCTGCGGAACGGCCGGTACGCACGCGGGAGTTCCCCAGGCCGGCCACTCGATCGTGGTCGACCCCTGGGGCGAGGTCCTGGCCGAGGCGGGCTCCGACGAGGAGATCCTCACGGTCGACTTCGACCCGGGGAAGGTCGCGACGACGCGGGAGCAGTTCCCGGCGCTGAAGGACAGGCTGCTGGGGCTGGAGACGCCGCGCGGCTGA
- a CDS encoding maleylpyruvate isomerase family mycothiol-dependent enzyme: MSLHPTLQPYADAWTHSVDAISELVTPLVEGEWNRRTPCPGWSVRDVVSHVIGLDCEMLGDPRPIHTLPRDLYHVRTEHQRYMEMQVDARRHHTAPEMTSELEYTIIRRNRQLRNESRDPGHKVRGPLGTELTLEQAMRNRAFDVWVHEQDLRAALGQPGNLDSPGAYVVRDELLSVLPKVVAEDAQAPRSSAVVFDVHGPVEFLRTVRVDIQGRGTLETTPALGPAATLTLDWETYVRLACGRVTADAVADRIKGEGEPHLIAAILRAFAVTV, translated from the coding sequence GTGAGTCTGCATCCCACTCTTCAGCCCTACGCCGACGCCTGGACCCACTCCGTGGACGCGATATCCGAGCTGGTGACGCCGCTCGTGGAGGGCGAGTGGAACCGGCGGACACCATGCCCCGGCTGGTCGGTGCGTGATGTGGTCTCCCACGTCATCGGCCTGGACTGCGAGATGCTCGGCGACCCGCGGCCCATCCACACCCTCCCGCGCGACCTGTACCACGTACGGACCGAGCACCAGCGGTACATGGAGATGCAGGTCGACGCCCGTCGTCACCACACCGCCCCGGAGATGACGTCCGAGCTGGAGTACACGATCATCCGGCGCAACCGCCAGCTGCGGAACGAGTCGCGGGACCCGGGTCACAAGGTGCGTGGCCCGCTCGGCACGGAGCTGACCCTCGAACAGGCCATGCGGAACCGCGCGTTCGACGTGTGGGTCCACGAGCAGGACCTGCGCGCCGCGCTGGGCCAGCCGGGGAACCTGGACTCACCGGGCGCGTACGTCGTCCGTGACGAGCTGCTCTCGGTGCTGCCGAAGGTCGTCGCCGAGGACGCGCAGGCGCCGCGCAGTTCGGCGGTCGTCTTCGACGTGCACGGCCCGGTGGAGTTCCTCCGTACCGTCCGCGTCGACATCCAGGGCCGCGGCACCCTGGAGACCACCCCCGCCCTCGGCCCCGCCGCCACCCTCACGCTCGACTGGGAGACCTACGTCCGGCTGGCCTGCGGCCGTGTGACCGCCGACGCCGTGGCCGACCGCATCAAGGGTGAGGGCGAGCCCCATCTGATCGCCGCGATCCTGCGGGCGTTCGCAGTGACCGTGTAA
- a CDS encoding MFS transporter, whose product MSRPAISSSAGSLPGDPPGGRRALAVWGVGVSVYFVAVIFRTSLGVAGLDAADRFHVGASALSTFSILQLLVYAGMQIPVGLLVDRLGTKKVLTLGILLFTAGQIGFALSPSYGTALASRALLGCGDAMTFISVLRLGSRWFPARRGPMIAQMAGLVGMAGNLISTLLLARLLHGVGWTAAFAGSSVAGLVVLVLTLLFLKDHPEGHEPEPFPHHGAAYVRRQIAASWREPGTRLGLWVHFTTQFPAMVFLLLWGLPFLVEAQGLSRGTAGELLTLVVLSNMVVGLVYGQIVARHHAARLPLALGTVLATAAVWATTLLYPGEHAPMWLLIVLCAVLGACGPASMLGFDFARPANPPERQGTASGITNMGGFVASMTTLFAVGVLLDLTDDDYRIAFSAVFVLQALGLSQILRLRGRAARRERERLVASRVETVHVPA is encoded by the coding sequence TTGAGCCGCCCCGCCATATCCTCGTCCGCCGGGTCCCTGCCCGGGGATCCGCCCGGCGGCCGCCGCGCCCTCGCCGTCTGGGGTGTCGGCGTCTCCGTCTACTTCGTCGCCGTCATCTTCCGTACGTCGCTGGGGGTGGCCGGCCTCGACGCCGCCGACCGTTTCCATGTGGGCGCCTCCGCCCTGTCGACCTTCTCGATACTCCAGCTGCTGGTCTACGCGGGCATGCAGATACCCGTCGGCCTGCTGGTCGACCGGCTCGGTACCAAGAAGGTGCTGACGCTGGGCATCCTGCTTTTCACGGCCGGCCAGATCGGCTTCGCGCTGTCGCCGTCGTACGGCACGGCGCTGGCCTCGCGGGCTCTGCTGGGCTGCGGCGACGCGATGACGTTCATCAGCGTGCTGCGGCTGGGCAGCCGCTGGTTCCCGGCCCGGCGTGGACCGATGATCGCGCAGATGGCGGGCCTGGTCGGCATGGCGGGCAACCTGATCTCGACGCTGCTGCTGGCCCGGCTGCTGCACGGGGTGGGCTGGACGGCGGCGTTCGCGGGCAGTTCGGTCGCCGGGCTCGTCGTCCTCGTCCTGACCCTGCTGTTCCTGAAGGACCACCCCGAGGGACACGAGCCGGAGCCGTTCCCGCACCACGGGGCGGCGTACGTCCGGCGGCAGATCGCGGCGTCCTGGCGGGAGCCCGGCACCCGGCTCGGGCTGTGGGTGCACTTCACGACCCAGTTCCCGGCGATGGTGTTCCTGCTGCTGTGGGGGCTGCCGTTCCTCGTCGAGGCGCAGGGGCTGAGCCGGGGCACCGCCGGTGAACTGCTCACCCTCGTCGTCCTGTCCAACATGGTCGTCGGACTGGTGTACGGGCAGATCGTCGCCCGGCACCACGCCGCGCGGCTACCGCTGGCGCTCGGGACGGTGCTCGCCACGGCGGCGGTCTGGGCGACCACGCTCCTGTACCCCGGCGAGCACGCGCCGATGTGGCTCCTGATCGTCCTGTGCGCGGTCCTGGGCGCCTGCGGTCCGGCCTCGATGCTCGGCTTCGACTTCGCCCGCCCGGCGAACCCGCCGGAGCGTCAGGGCACCGCCTCGGGGATCACCAACATGGGTGGTTTCGTCGCCTCCATGACGACCCTGTTCGCGGTCGGCGTCCTCCTGGACCTGACCGACGACGACTACCGCATCGCCTTCTCCGCCGTCTTCGTCCTCCAGGCACTGGGCCTCAGCCAGATCCTCCGCCTGCGCGGCCGCGCGGCGCGCCGCGAACGGGAACGCCTGGTGGCGAGCCGGGTGGAGACGGTGCACGTACCGGCGTGA
- a CDS encoding GntR family transcriptional regulator, with protein sequence MPSAPAPAVKQPPAADRVYAHVKQGVLERHYEGGTLLTEGELAEAVGVSRTPVREALLRLEVEGLIKLYPKKGALVLPVSAQEIADVVETRQLVEEHAVRKTVPASPQLIERLEGLLEQQKAQAAAGDLAGAAVTDRCFHAEIVRSGGNAILSRLYDQLRDRQLRMGVAVMHAHPDRITKTLTEHEEILQALRAGDAEAAVDLVHRHVSWFSNLARGEVR encoded by the coding sequence ATGCCCTCCGCCCCAGCCCCCGCCGTGAAGCAGCCGCCCGCCGCCGACCGTGTCTACGCCCACGTCAAACAGGGTGTGCTGGAGCGTCATTACGAGGGCGGCACGCTGCTCACCGAGGGCGAGCTGGCCGAGGCGGTCGGGGTGTCCCGGACGCCGGTGCGGGAGGCGCTGCTGCGGCTGGAGGTCGAGGGGCTGATCAAGCTCTACCCGAAGAAGGGCGCGTTGGTGCTGCCCGTCTCCGCGCAGGAGATCGCGGACGTCGTCGAGACCCGGCAGCTGGTCGAGGAGCACGCGGTCCGCAAGACGGTCCCGGCCTCGCCGCAGCTGATCGAGCGTCTGGAAGGCCTCCTGGAGCAGCAGAAGGCGCAGGCCGCCGCCGGGGATCTGGCGGGCGCGGCGGTGACCGACCGCTGTTTCCACGCCGAGATCGTCCGCAGCGGCGGCAACGCGATCCTCTCCCGCCTCTACGACCAACTCCGCGACCGGCAGCTGCGCATGGGCGTGGCCGTCATGCACGCCCACCCCGACCGCATCACCAAGACGCTCACCGAGCACGAGGAGATCCTCCAGGCGCTGCGCGCGGGCGACGCGGAGGCGGCCGTGGACCTCGTGCACCGGCACGTCAGCTGGTTCTCCAACCTGGCCCGGGGGGAGGTCCGTTGA
- a CDS encoding D-alanyl-D-alanine carboxypeptidase family protein, translating into MIATGVVGSAPAQAAVAKPTINAKGGFVINPATGKSWGKTANTTRATGSTTKIMTAKVVLSQKNLNLDAKVTIQKAYSDYIVKNTASSARLIVGDKVTVRQLLYGLMLPSGCDAAYALADKFGTGSTRAARVKSFISKMNSTAKSLGMTNTKFDSFDGISNGSNYSTPKDLTTLGRNVMKNSTFKTIVKTKSYTAKTITKSGGTRTMPTWTNTNPLLTSYSGTIGIKTGSGTQAKYCLVFAATRNGKTIYGTVLTASSAGARASDATTLLNYGFKAL; encoded by the coding sequence ATGATCGCGACCGGAGTCGTCGGCTCCGCTCCCGCGCAGGCCGCGGTCGCGAAGCCGACCATCAACGCCAAGGGCGGGTTCGTGATCAACCCGGCCACCGGCAAGAGCTGGGGCAAGACCGCGAACACCACGCGCGCCACGGGCTCCACCACCAAGATCATGACCGCCAAGGTCGTGCTGTCGCAGAAGAACCTGAACCTGGACGCCAAGGTCACCATCCAGAAGGCGTACAGCGACTACATCGTCAAGAACACGGCCTCCTCGGCCCGCCTGATCGTCGGTGACAAGGTCACCGTCCGTCAGCTCCTCTACGGGCTGATGCTGCCGTCGGGCTGTGACGCCGCGTATGCCCTCGCCGACAAGTTCGGTACGGGTTCGACGCGCGCGGCCCGGGTGAAGTCGTTCATCTCCAAGATGAACTCGACCGCCAAGAGCCTCGGCATGACGAACACGAAGTTCGACTCATTCGACGGCATCAGCAACGGCTCGAACTACTCGACGCCGAAGGACCTCACCACGCTCGGCCGCAACGTGATGAAGAACTCCACGTTCAAGACGATCGTGAAGACCAAGTCGTACACGGCCAAGACGATCACCAAGTCGGGCGGCACCCGCACGATGCCGACCTGGACGAACACCAACCCGCTGCTGACCAGCTACTCGGGCACGATCGGCATCAAAACCGGATCCGGCACCCAGGCCAAGTACTGCCTCGTCTTCGCCGCCACCCGCAACGGCAAGACGATCTACGGCACGGTCCTCACCGCCTCGTCGGCCGGCGCCCGCGCATCGGACGCCACGACGCTCCTGAACTACGGCTTCAAGGCGCTGTAA
- a CDS encoding DUF397 domain-containing protein has protein sequence MPAFEFVKSSYSGGNAGQECVEVARNVPGTVAVRDSKEQDADGPIVRLAPGAWAVFVEYVGPVRG, from the coding sequence GTGCCCGCATTCGAGTTCGTCAAGTCCAGCTACAGCGGCGGCAATGCGGGTCAAGAATGCGTCGAAGTCGCTCGCAACGTTCCCGGCACCGTCGCCGTCCGTGACTCCAAGGAGCAGGACGCGGACGGGCCGATAGTCCGGCTCGCGCCGGGGGCGTGGGCCGTCTTCGTGGAGTACGTGGGGCCAGTTCGAGGCTGA
- a CDS encoding type II toxin-antitoxin system RelE family toxin, with amino-acid sequence MSYTIIWERGASEGLKRLRDRDGDAVKPLVQAISALARNPEPTTSGKLGNTNLRRLRVGVYRAAYEFDGGTVSVKILMVGSTAV; translated from the coding sequence TTGAGCTACACGATCATCTGGGAGCGAGGCGCTTCCGAAGGCCTCAAGCGACTCCGAGACCGCGACGGCGACGCAGTGAAACCCCTCGTCCAAGCGATCAGCGCACTCGCCCGGAATCCCGAGCCCACCACGAGCGGCAAGCTCGGCAACACCAACCTGCGACGCCTGCGCGTCGGCGTCTACAGGGCCGCGTACGAGTTCGACGGTGGAACCGTCTCCGTCAAGATCCTCATGGTCGGCAGCACAGCCGTTTGA